From one Lycium barbarum isolate Lr01 chromosome 6, ASM1917538v2, whole genome shotgun sequence genomic stretch:
- the LOC132599991 gene encoding putative recombination initiation defects 3 encodes MKLKMNKASDLSSISVLPPHARKPRLVPSAAESSVFGKSQTSQIRSQQQSQQSLSQGFSSQQPIYSQLSQSSLDEFIPNEQRLCSQERENSAKRMSCMPQINYTREESKLQLSKPLTNYMRNWSGPENKCEITEELEHKIGMVETSLSRQGMILDSIQNDIMQVNRGTKEILMEMESLRPKLVSHDELLQLLSKGREDLKASLERTFKSMFEELRESKYQENIRDLLSLVRAMPNKIDMSILQLQTDLSKTLAKEIIALRPDCQGQKHETAPVDPPKGINGCIPPHEVKFLKNRQAFLFPSGSTMNLRDQKTTLLPKIERGSWTTVKNTQTCMKQKIPSRSHKQNEAFQQERECRVTIESDEDIGAGFSCLLEENGTDTGIHPLDDAKEETARILRKARRRKRKHFNTIIID; translated from the exons ATGAAGTTGAAGATGAACAAAGCATCGGATCTCAGCTCTATATCTGTTCTTCCTCCTCATGCAAG GAAGCCAAGATTGGTACCGAGTGCAGCAGAGTCTTCCGTCTTCGGGAAAAGCCAAACGTCACAGATTCGGTCACAGCAGCAATCACAACAATCCTTATCACAGGGATTTTCGTCTCAGCAACCAATCTACTCTCAGCTATCACAGAGCTCTCTCGATGAATTTATCCCTAATGAGCAA AGATTATGTTCTCAAGAAAGAGAAAATTCAGCAAAGAGGATGAGCTGTATGCCTCAGATCAACTACACACGAGAAGAAAGTAAACTGCAGTTATCAAAACCTTTGACCAATTATATGCGCAACTGGTCAGGTCCTGAAAATAAAT GCGAGATTACTGAAGAACTTGAACACAAAATTGGAATGGTAGAGACTTCATTGAGCAGGCAAGGAATGATCTTAGATTCTATTCAGAATGATATTATGCAAGTTAACCGGGGAACAAAAGAGATTCTGATGGAGA TGGAAAGCTTACGGCCAAAGTTAGTTTCTCATGATGAACTGTTGCAATTACTG AGCAAGGGGAGGGAAGATCTGAAAGCTAGCCTGGAGAGGACCTTCAAATCCATGTTTGAAGAGCTGAGGGAGAGTAAATATCAAGAGAACATCAGGGACCTTTTATCACTAGTTAGAGCTATGCCCAacaaaattgacatgtccatttTGCAACTTCAAACTGATTTGAGCAAGACCTTGGCTAAAGAG ATAATTGCCCTCCGCCCAGATTGTCAAGGACAAAAACATGAAACTGCTCCGGTTGATCCACCAAAA GGCATCAATGGTTGTATCCCTCCCCATGAAGTGAAGTTTCTAAAGAA TCGCCAAGCATTTCTTTTCCCTTCTGGTTCAACAATGAATCTCAGAGATCAGAAAACAACTTTGCTGCCGAAGATTGAAAGGGGAAGCTGGACTACAGTAAAAAATACCCAAACTTGTATGAAGCAGAAAATTCCCAGCAGAAGTCACAAACAGAATGAAGCATTTCAACAG GAAAGGGAATGTAGAGTTACCATTGAATCTGATGAGGATATTGGCGCAGGCTTTTCCTGCTTGCTTGAAGAAAATGGAACAG ACACAGGAATTCATCCACTAGATGATGCAAAGGAAGAGACTGCACGCATATTGAGGAAAGCAAGGAGGCGGAAGAGAAAGCATTTTAACACTATCATTATAGATTGA